A region from the Arvicola amphibius chromosome 12, mArvAmp1.2, whole genome shotgun sequence genome encodes:
- the LOC119799562 gene encoding 28S ribosomal protein S36, mitochondrial-like, translated as MGSKMPSASRVVQVVKPHTPLIRFPDRRDNPKLSASNVLRSAGLPSHSSVISQHSKGSISPDLWMHPGPPDTAEILKTLPQKYRRKPISQEEMDFIQRGGPE; from the coding sequence ATGGGCAGCAAGATGCCTTCCGCCAGCAGGGTCGTGCAGGTAGTGAAGCCACATACTCCATTAATAAGGTTCCCTGACAGAAGAGACAATCCTAAACTCAGTGCCTCAAACGTTTTGAGATCTGCTGGGCTACCCTCTCACTCTTCTGTAATTTCACAGCATTCTAAAGGAAGCATATCCCCAGATCTGTGGATGCATCCGGGGCCACCAGACACTGCAGAAATACTAAAAACATTACCtcagaaatacagaaggaaacCTATATCTCAAGAAGAAATGGACTTTATCCAGCGTGGAGGTCCAGAATGA